The Loxodonta africana isolate mLoxAfr1 chromosome 6, mLoxAfr1.hap2, whole genome shotgun sequence genomic interval ACAAAATGAATCAGAGAAATTTAAAAACCAAGTCCTTCCTTTCAGTAGGACTTATTTTATTGCCTATAAAGGACTTCAATGTTCATTTATTTATCGTTGTTTTCTTCTTCCATCAGCCACCACAGGGGCAGAATACCACCTGCTCTAAATCTGCCTCAATAGACCATAATAGAATAtatatgttctctctctctccctatatatatatatatagaatagaatatagaataatttaGAGCTAAATTGACAGCTTTCAGTCTTTTATAAGAAAGCTTCCAACAGTGGTGTTATCATAAAAAGACCCGCTTGCCTTAATTTTAAAACATTCCTGAAAACATGAATATTAGAATTATCAGAAGACACTACCTAAGTGTATAGAATGTTCCCAAAGCTTTCTGAAGCATGGCAAAATGCCATATTACTAATTTAATGTTGATGAATGAAGGTGAATATTCCTATTATGTTTCTTTGCCTAATTGACCACTCAATCTTAAAAAGACTTGATCTTTCAAAGGAAAAAAGTTACTGTAGCAGGTATTACGTCTCCAAGTTGCAGTGCCAGAAACAGATAGTAAATATGGCCAGGATGTTAAGGAAAAGATTGATAGATTTAAATGATAATATTTGTAAAATCCTTATTTCAAACCAAATGTCATTTGCTAAAAATACTCATTCAAATTATTTATGGATAAGCATAATCTAACTTGGATTGAAATCCCCACTTCTCAAAGTAAGCACTGTAGGGCTTGAAAGTAGCAGAGAGAAGTCCATGACAAATACTGGGCTTGAGGTTTCCATTCAGAAAATAGAGGTGCGAGCTCCACGTGGACACTGCCCACGTTCACATTGGCCTCTGCGCACACACTGCATGTCTCATCTGCTTGTAATACTAGGACAAGCAACCAGGTGTACCATACAACCAGGTCTAGTGTGCCACTAGCAGCAAATGACATATCCTGGACTAAGTCCAATTGTAAAACAACCTGGGGACTTCCAAGACTTTGGAAGCAAGCACTGATTTTCTTTATGACAGTAATCTCTTAGCTTCTTAGTTGTGACTGTTCAAGTTGCCAGAAGCATTAGTTCTCATTGCAAATTGCTTGTCTTTAAAACgattttttccctttaatttagAACAGGTCAAAGCACCCTAAAATACCTCAAATCTGTTGGCCGCTTTATAATTATGAAGTCTAGACCAAGTTAcactatttaaaatataaatgaataataCATCTGAACCGACAGCTGGTATGCCAAGTTGTAGCCTGAGGCTGCTTTAAGATGGTTGAAATGCAGTATAATGTAAATGCTTGGAAGTGAAGGACTATTAATTGAAAGCCAGACTGATAGTGAGGGGGGGCAGCATTATGGATAAGGTGCCATTCAGGCTAACCATATGTAGCATATCATCTACAGGggatattttaaatgtttatcgTGGTCATTTTCTATTTCGATTCTGGGAATGAGCCTTCTAATCATTGACAGAAGTGTCCTACATTAATGAAAAGCCTTAATGGTGGAACACATCTTTTGTGTCCCTTTTTGCCTCAAAAGATTCTGGGGAAAAATACAATCTACTTTTTGAAAGTAAACTGGAAATATGATCAGAATAAAACAGATAAGACtggctttttctttctatttagAATATGTACTTAGTCAAAATCAAACTAATTTAGCCTGACATGTTTAAATATGATTGCCTGCTTCTTTCCCCCTCTCCCTCTGTGTTCTGACAGGCAGCGAAAATGAGAAGCATTTACGTTGTGGCTGGGTTGTTTATAATGCTGATACAAGGCAGCTGGCAACGTTCCCTTCAAGACACAGAGGAGAAACCCAGGTAGTAAATCCTTAGACTTGAAATAACGTAGCACCACGGTTAGAGTAATGCCTGTGAAAACTACAGTTAGTAAATAAGTTCTTAGTAACTTAGAGTAAATACTCTATGCACAAAATTCGTATGTTTAAAGTGTCACTGTGATAAAGGCAGGCTTTTCTGGAGTATAGATAAAAGTATGAGTTGTTTCATAACCAAAGGGATGGGAATTGTTGGAAAATATGCTACATGGGAAATTCTAGCTTTTGAATTTCTCAGATTATCCTGTCTAACCGTTCATTCATTACTCATACACTGCACagattattttaattgtttacaCCAACTCTTTTCTCTTTGGTTATGCcttcttaaaaaaatattgtttctTGCTAATTGTAAAAGTCATACATGTTCATATTAAAAATATGCAAAAGTAGGTCAAGTATGCAAAATTCTACTATTCAGAGAAAActattcataataaaaatttgGTGTATTCGtttcttgtattttatatatatatatataaagtatacaAATATTTCTGAGAACATAATAGAGCTTTGCGTCatactttttctctctcttagcTTTGTATTGTTAGCTTTTCCTGATATTGTTAAAAATATctattaaatatataatatttaatgGCTGCATACTAATCCATATAAACTATGTAGAATAATTTACAAGAAGTTATTCCTTCCCTGTTAGACACATAAGAGGTCAGAAATTTTCCCACTACAAATAATGTTGCAAATAACATTTGGTACATACCTTTTTGCTACATTTCGGACTATTTCTGAGGATCAATTCCTAGTAGTAGAATTACTGTGCCAAAGGGTTTAATGAGTTTAAACCCATCTTGCAAATTAACTTTCCAGAAAGCAGTATAGAAATATTTCTCTCACAGCGTCCTTACCAGTATTTAATCTTTGCCAACTTGACAGGtaaaaatggtatctcactgttgtTTTAATTCCCATTTCTGAGTATTAATAACATTGAATATTATTCCATATATTTACCATGGAACCAACTGTTGATTACTGAGATGTAGATTATACACTATATAATTTCAAATTAGCAAGTGGGCTCTTTCTTACCTTTGTATGGACTTTTAAAAGTCTTTGTTCCACCATTAGCTACCATATCATAAGGTAACTGAGTTATGTTTTCACATTAATATATGAAAACCGAATTGGAACCATAAATCTGCTGCCCCAACTAATAATCTGGAATGCTTCACTCTTTTAAAATATTCAAGTCACTACTCTCTTCTGCCTTTATTAGCATAGTCATGAGCAGATTAATTAGTTAAAAAGAGATTTATTTAAccctatttcagaaaaaaaataagtcaGTTAAGAAATTAGTTACTAGAATTCAGAATAGGAGTGTACTCTACTATAATAAAACTATGGGATTCCAATGAAAAGCTAAGGTCTCTTTGCACTATGTACTGATATACCCTAGGTGCCTGCATTACTGCTTCATGCAGCCCTGTATTTTGTAGTGAGGATAATCCTCAAGTGAGTTTACAGCAGAACTTTATGTTGCACCAATCACTGTTCTTCACAGATCATTCTCAGCTTCCCAGACAGATCCGCCCAACGATCCGGATCAAATGATTGAAGACAAGCGCCATTCACAGGGCACATTCACCAGTGACTACAGCAAGTACTTAGACTCCAGGCGTGCTCAGGATTTTGTGCAGTGGTTGATGAACACCAAGAGGAACAGGTAAGAGTTCTGAACCTGTTCTGAAATTTGCACACAAGTATATTACTTAAATGTATCTTAAATTTCTCCTGCCTTTCTTAAGTTATCACGTTCATCAAATAGTGCCCACAGCACTTTCCATTTTGATACTTTCCAGCGTTGATGATGCTGTCTTTTGTATTATCTCTGAATGCCCTATCCCTCCTTCCTCCAAACTCTTACCTACTCTTCGCTGTGACACAGACCTTAAATTTTTTCCCCACCTGTGATCTTAGCAATATTTACTCCCTTATTCATTTTCCCTTTAAAACTGAAAGCTGACTTTTGTGGAATGTGCGGAGTTAGGAGTATAATTTCTGGCCAAAAGATAGAGCCAAGTCACCATCCCCTTGTAGGGTTCAAATGCACAACTGTGACCATATTAAAACCATCCCTAGCCAAGCTACTCATGGTTAGGAATAGAAAGAGATGCATTCTTTTTCTTGTAGAATACATCCCAAGACATGCATTTAAAATTACAGCCTAGCTGCACAGCATAAAGAGAGATGGCAAGTAAGAACACAAGCCTATAATATGACATACATTTTAATGCTGGGTTTTCTTTGGTGGGGAGGGGTCTGCTGCATCTAGGCTACTGGAAGAAATCATCTGCAAGAGTTTCACAGAAGTGGTGGAATTTCACAATTTCTTTGGAGAGTGGCCCACAAGAGGAAGGGAGTTCTGCATACAGAGTAGCTGAAGGAATCTAAAATTCAGGAAACGGACATGGATTTGTCTAGATAGAatggagaagggagggagagggagagaagagatCATGTGCGAGCAAGAGGAACAGGAGAGATAGAGTTGCAACTAACAAAAGGTTCTTAAAGCACAGGGCACATTCAACTGCCGGAAAGGCAGCCATTGTGGTCAGAACAGATGTTGGGAGAAGTCCTTGATAAGAATGACAGGTAAGGCCATCAGTGAAATGTGAGAAACCacaaatttataaaaatgaaaaagagttgttATTTTCCAGAAAGGGAATGCCACAACTGGTTACATGAATGCATAACAGTCTTTGCTCACAGGTGATTTCTGTAGTGTGTTTATAATTAAAGTTTCCAGTGGTGACATATGTCAGAGAGGCTGAGGGCAACTGATTGCCCACCTTTACAGAGCACTCTGCCACACTTTAAGTTGATATGGTGTCCATCTTCTTAGCTTTCTTCATTGGTAATTGATCACGCAATTCCTTTAGTCCTTTATCATGTGGTCCTTTTGATAACAGTTTGAGATACTCCTTCGCTTTCCCTTAAAACAATTCAATAACTCTGACCCAATGCTTACTAGTAGCAAACAGCTTCCTTGCTGGAGAGTAGTATCACACAATGGAGAGTCTACACTACTGAGACTGATGTAAAAGTAATGCATCGTTTCATAACCAGTGACACAGATAAGCAGGGGAGGTGAATATGGGTATTCTGGGAGGGGGCTTTAGCTGCTCCTTAATTATTAGTCCTCTCCCACCAATCTTCAATCCAAATAATTAATGTAGCTTTAAGACTAGTCCCCCAGCCATCCCTCCTCCCAAATTTTCCCTAAGTCCCTCCTACATAGAATCCCAAACTCCGAAGCTGCCACTGCTCATAGGTGAGAACCATATTGCCAGAGAGACAGATCTTCAATTTAACGTTCACATTTTTTTCAGGAATAACATTGCCAAACGTCAGGATAAATTTGAGAGACATGCTGAAGGGACCTTTACCAGTGATGTTAGTTCTTATTTGGAAGGCCAAGCTGCCAAGGAATTCATTGCTTGGCTGGTGAAAGGCCGAGGAAGGCGAGAGTAAGTCTGTACATTCTTATttgacattccttttttttttcccttgatggTGAAAACTTAAATCTAGAGTTATCTATATATGAATCTGGATTAGGGAAGCTAATTAGTATACTTTCAAAAAGTAAGGAAATAACCCTGATTGGTAGGAGACAGTATACAAAAGTTTAGTCTGAGTCTTCTTTGGTAGGAACCAGTAATGATAGAGTCAAATAGGTTACATTTTTATcccgttattgttgttgttgttagttgccattgagttggttctgactcctgttaaccctatgtacaatggaacgaaacactgcccgctcctgcaccatcctcacagtcattgctatgtttgagcccatagttaaagccactgtgtcaatccaccttgttgagggtctccccttttttttttttttttgctgaccttctagtttaccaagcacgatgcccttctccagagactggtccctcctgataacatatccaaagtgccatcttcacatctaaggagcattctgaatgtacttcttccaagacagatttgtttgttcttctggcagtccatggtatattcaatattattcgccaacactgtaattcaaaggcatcaattcttctttggtcttccttattcattgttccactttcacatgcatatgagatgattgaaaataccatggcttgggtcaggcaccttagtcctcaaagtggtatctttgctttttaatacttgaaagaggtcttttgcaggagatatGCTCAAtacaatacatcatttggtttcttaacttctgcttccataggtgttgattgtggatccaagtaaaatgaaatccttatcaatatcatcttttctccattattatgatgttgcttattgatccagttgtgaggctttttgttttcttatgttgagatgtaatccatactgaaggctataatctttaatcttcatatcccattataaaaccaaaaacaaaaccaaacccagtgccgttgagtcgattctgactcatagccgctCCTATTATAGTAGTGCTATAATTAGGGTGGAAGACCtgattgtgtagtggttaagagctatggctactgaccaaaaggttagcagttcaaatccaccaggcactccttggaaaccctatggggcagttctactctgtcctataggatttgaaggcaacgagttttgtttttgttttttgttttatgattaTGGTATTAATTTATCACCCAAGCCAAGACATTTTTGGGAGTAAATAGGGAGCTTTTGATAACTACAGGGGAAGAACAAGCTTAAACTAGAAGTGCCCCAGGAAAACTAGggataaagaaaaagaggaaataataCTGAAAACAAAGTTTGACATTAAATGTTTATATAAGTGATCAAAATATATCTATGCGTTAGTAAATATTCAGATAAAAAGCTACTGAAGACTGAAAAGAACCAAACGGAAGATGTTTAGTGAAATGACACTCAAAGTAGAGATATGTAAAAATATCTGCATATTGAACCATATACCCAGTTTTTTACGGGACTGTCATTGATggctaactaaaagatcggcagtttgaatttaccatcctctccttggaaaccctatggggcaattctactctgtcctatagggttgctatgagtaggagccaacttgatgactttttttttttaaacaggtcaTATAAATACTCATTAAACAACCAAagttgaaaatgaaattaaggtcCATCTCATTTTCTCATGATCATTTTGATTGACATTTGAAATATGAGGGACAGAAAATTTATGTTGAACTttgattttttaatgagttttaaaACAAGCTTACTGAGACTTAAAGAAATCTCAAGACAAAGGGGAAGTACTattgtggtttggtttttaacacattaacaatcaaacttgcaaaaccaATGGCAAAATAGTAGCTTACACTTGAGGATATTTTATAGTGTTTTAAAGGAATACCAAAAATCCCTCTAAGGTaaactgaagaaaaaggaaatataatATACACTAAGGTTAATCTCTTCATATTTCAGTTTGTAAGGCTGTTCTAAAAATCGCTGGTTTTACAGTATATAATATGTTTTATCAAATTGTAAACAGGTTAATAGTCTCAGCAATAGCTTCTGTTGCCAATATACTAAAATTTTTAAGCAGTCTGGAATTTTGAAAATGGCATGAAGTTATACAGGGTTGATTTCAGATCCTGTCTCTGCTCCTTACTACCTGAAACATTTCCTTTCAGATGCTTGCCAGTTCATACTGGTTCCTATGAGATTTTTCGTACTAGGACCTCAGTAAATAGAAACTCATTGTTTTCTCAGTGACTCTCACACACATTAGCAGTGAGAGGAAACTGATGAGcacttctttaaaattttaacctAATTTTAACTCTCTTTTTCTTAGTTTCCCAGAAGAAGTCATCGTTGAAGAGCTCCGCCGCAGACACGCTGATGGGTCTTTCTCTGACGAGATGAACACAGTTCTTGATAATCTTGCCACCAGAGATTTTATAAATTGGTTGCTTCAGACAAAAATTACTGACAGGTGACTGCATTTTAGTCAATTCTGAAAACCATCAAAAGTTTCTTAAATATTTGTTGTCATATTACTGCAGAATGTTCTCTATGTGGGGGAAAGAGTCTTCACATTCAAATATAGTAAAAAAATGCATGTTTAAATCACTTGAGAgtacattattatattcattttgatCACTGCAGTTTTATTAATTCACGCATTGATTCCAAACACATTTACTGAATATCTATAAGGGACGAGACAGTAGGACCACAGATGTGAATAAAACATGGAGAGTGTTAAGTCATTCACATATTAATATCACATTACAAATTGTTATATATATTGAAGTTTTAGCACAAAGATAAAATGCCAATGTATGTGGCATTATATGCTTAATGTAAGAAGCATAGCAGTAAAAACATAAACACCAAAAAATAAGCACTTATCTTGAAGGATGTTAATTGCTTTTCATAACTATTCATAACTGTATTTTTTGATGGGGAGATTTTAGGATAAATCATCTTTGAACCTAACTATTCAGAGTCCAAAAGACTGAGGCATTTATAAGATAAAGGGATTGGTAGATAGCTTTTATCAGAATAAATCATTGAAATGTTCCCTGGATTTGTTAACAGCATCTTCTGGGTATTATAGCTATGTTAAATCACtgtcttttatttgttttgttttgtttttttaatctctagGAAATAAGTTATGTCACCATTCAAGACCATCTTCATAACATCACCTGCCAGCCGCTTGGAATGTTTGAAATTTTAAGTTCTGTAAATTTGAAGAGATGTATTCTGAAACCATCTTACTTTGCATGCCAATAAATGAATTTTCTTTTAGTGTTCTGTAGCCAAAAGATTGTAAAATGGAATAAACTATTATGAAAAGATTGCTAAAATAtcagttttaaaatataaaagtgctgtattatcttattttcttcttattttgatgaAGTACCCCAATCTATTTGCATTTAGCAATGGAATTATTTTTCTATATCAATTTGTACATATTAATTATTTCAATTACAACATATCTGCATTATAATATAGAAGAGAAAGACTGATAGCCACAGTGGTGTAACTGGAAAGAAAACTTCCTTCTTGGAACCATTGTCATTAAAATTCTCAGCATTCAATATATCTAAAGTAGacttaaataaaattttctttaccATTGTCTATTTTTTCTCTAACTGCTTCTCTTCTTGGTGCCCTTATTCCTTCCAAACATTCCTTCTTTCTAAGCTGGTAGCCCACAAGCCAAATCTGGTCCATAGACATGATTTCATCCTTTAAACGGCTTCACTGAGCTTTAACATTTTGAGCCatcattatattttatataaaagtaTTGACTTCTGGTTTCTCTTAAAAAATTGGATCATCAGTTCACATTAGGTGAAAAAAGCAAATCTCCTCTGGAGCTGAGCAACAGCTGCCTCATTCTGGAGAGTCACATGATCTCCAGCTCACAACAGTgccctctacacacacacacacccataaatgcacacacacacacgcacgcacacacacactccacataATGTACACTTGGGCACTTATCCCTGGCCCACTTTATGCATATCCCTCACGGCCTGGCATCTGCAGGTATTTGAGTTTGCCCATCATGCCCTGTACCCTGTCTCCCTGTTCCGTAATGTCCAGAGCTAGTCTGGTGCTGAGTGACATGTCTGAGACTCTTCTTTGTCATGTACAGCCTTGCTGATCTCTTGCTCTATCTGTATAAAACTCATATAAGTTATAAGCTTCTAATTACTAGCCACTAAGATTTCAAAGTTTGGAAATTACTTATATATTttgataacccattgccgttgagtcaatttcaattcatagtgaccctattggacagagtagaactgcaccatagggtttccaaggagcacctggtggattcgaactaccgtccttttggttagtagccatggcttcttaaccactgtgccaccagagtttccatacttTGCTAGTAGGAGTGAATTTGAGGTAATACCTTAATAATGTCACTCTTACCCATTCACACATTGATTAACTTTTCCTAAGCTGGATAGAAAAGGGTAGAGGTAAAGTTAGTACCAGTTGTATGACCCTAAGTAGGTAATTTAATCTCTCTGGGCCTAAATTCTCGATATGATTAAATAAGGTTAAAATTGTCTAATCGCCATCGTACCTTACAAAAGTCTTTATGACTGTCTTTTACCTTATAAGGAGGTATCAGTAGTAACAAGGGCTGAAATATTCATCCTAAAATGGTTGCTACAGCTATATTCAAGGCAGAAGTTACCTTAGTATGTGTCAAGATTGTGTCtattaaaaacagaacaaaattcaaaatcctaaaaaaaggccagactcacTGGGCTGGTAAAGACTAGATGAAGCCCTGAGattatcgccctgagatactctttaaatctgGGACTCAAATCACTCCCCGTGGTCGCCTTTCAGGCAAATGACAAATTgggccataaaataaataatatcacttgTGAGTACTGTATCACTCCCCATGGTCGCCTTTCAGGCAAATGACAAATTggaccataaaataaataatatcacttgTGAGTACTGTTCTCCTCAAAATAATCATGTAGATGAAACCAAATGTTAACATTTACCCTggatcaaagatgagaaggctgggAGGACAGGGAAGCTAGGTGAACAGAAAcgggaaaaccaaaatggaaataacgagaatgctgatacattgcgggaaatgtaaccaatgtcgctgAACAATACGTatagaaattttttaatgagaacctaatttcctgtgtaaactttcaccaaaaacacaataaaatatttaaaaaaaaaaaaaaaatgttcgtCAGCTGCCCCAGAACCAAAACCATCCTGTCTTCTTCCAAAGCGtctcattgaagaatgtttaGAGGCTACGCAGTATTTTCTTAAagtagggtttttgtttgttcataTGCTCATTTTT includes:
- the GCG gene encoding pro-glucagon → MRSIYVVAGLFIMLIQGSWQRSLQDTEEKPRSFSASQTDPPNDPDQMIEDKRHSQGTFTSDYSKYLDSRRAQDFVQWLMNTKRNRNNIAKRQDKFERHAEGTFTSDVSSYLEGQAAKEFIAWLVKGRGRRDFPEEVIVEELRRRHADGSFSDEMNTVLDNLATRDFINWLLQTKITDR